One Bythopirellula goksoeyrii genomic window, ATGGAATTGATGTCGGAAATCCTCACAATGTCTTATGAGGATCCCGAAACAAGTAGTCTTTTGATTGGCAGAGAGACTGGTGAATCAGCGTCTAATCGCTCAGATTTCGATGATGTTGATGATTATGATAACTACAACTCTCTAGGAACCAAGTCAAAGAGTGGAGCTGCCGTGGCAGGTCTCTCGAATTGGCGCCGACAAGTGGATGTGACATGGATTGATCCATTAACAGGACTAGTTGGGATCTTGGACACGAATCTAAAGAAAATCACTGTTACAGTTACCAGTCCTGATGGCATAACCAACACTTTGACAGCCTACCGCTCGAAATGGGGAATGTTGGAGCAGACCCCGGTCATGGATACAACAGCTGTCAGTTGGATCGGTGCTTCACTTCAATTGGGGGCTGGAACTCCGGTTTCTTACATTGGAACCCACCTCACGAACCTTGCTGATGATGCTCCTTAGGAAATTGATAGAATCCATGTCTCGCAAGATACTCACCAATCGAAATTCCCGTCAGCCAATCGGCACAATTTATGTGGCTGTGCTGGGCGTTTCACTGATCGTGGCGGTCATAAGCATCACCGCGATACATATTGCTCGGATAGAGATGCGGGAAGTCATCGCAGTGAACGAAATTTCTCGGGCACGGCTGATGGCTGAGTCTGGCGTCGAATTCGCAGTTTGCAAGATCAAATCAAACCCACTTTGGAGGAATGAATTTACTAGTGGAATAACGAATACACTCAGCGGTTTACTCAGCATACTCACCGGCTCCGGCCAATTTGACTTCACACTGACCGACTCCGATGGCGATCTCGATGACGACAATCAAGACGCCGTAACTCTCCGTTCAGTGGGAACTGCAGGGGGTGCCACCAGTGTTGTCGAAGTGCTGCTTCAGCCAACCGGTGCAGGAATCAGTTGCCTCGAGGCATCTCTGCATAGTGCCGGACCAATTTTCGTTCAGGCCACAGTTGTCACCGACCAGATGGTGAGCGCGAATAGCGACATCACGATTTCTGGAGGGATGAGTATCCAGGGAGAGGCCTGGTCGACAGGTGCGATCAGTGGCACTGTTACTGACGTTACTTATACGAACCGAACACCACCTCGCGTGATGCCTGATCCGACAACGGTATTTGAGTATTATATCGCAAATGGGACTTCAATTAACTCCGGTAGCATTGGCTCTCACATCGAGCAATGCATAATCAGCCCAGGAAGTAATCCATACGGATTAGGCGTCCAAAACTCACAAGGGATTTACGTGATCGACTGCCAAGGAGGCAGCATGACATTGAGAAACTGTCGCATCGAAGGAACTCTAGTATTTCTCAATGCTGCCGGTGGAGTAAAGCTGGAAGGCTCCATTTACTGGAAGCCGGCAATTTCTAACTTTCCAGCTCTAATGGTGGAAGGACCAGTTCAGATGGACTGGGATCGAAATATTTCACTCTCGGAATCAACTACAGGGGTCAATTTCAACCCAGCGCATACTCCATACAATAATACTTCTGACAGTGACACAACAGACAATTACACAAGCACACTTGAAGGACTTGTCTATATCGATGGCAATCTGCATGTCACTCGTAGTTCAACATACACGGGTGTCGTCGTTGTATCGGGAACAGTACAGGCTGATGCAAGTACAAATTTCAACTATGATTCAAAGTTCCTGAATAATGCTCCCCCGGGGTTTGCTTCGGGCGCGGACATGCAAATTGTCCCAGGCACCTGGAAACAAGTGGCATTCTGAGACGGAAGAATGTGACCAGTCAACAACTAAAAAAGAGATGGGAGAACCTGCGGTTCTCCCATCTCTTGACTGATCGACGCTACGATCTACACCGTATAATCTTCAATGGTTTCGAAAGCGAGATCAAGCTCTAGATTGATGTCGATGTCCCCAGATTCTACTAGGGTATCGTTGCCCTGGCCGCCATGAAGCAGAGCCAGCTTTAGTACCTCAACATCTTCGAGAGTGAGTATATCGTCGCCTTTACCAAGTTTGACGAACAACATTTCGAAGGCCGAATCGAAAATCTCGACTTCATCTTGCCCATCACCCGTTGTGATAATACCCGTTCCGGTCGTGCAACCGTCTAGAGTGATGAGGTCATCTCCACTGGCAGTGATCACTGCAATAAGAGAACTTGCATTCACTTGCGTAAGAACTACATCGTTTGCCCCCGAACCGAGGATAGTCAACGAGTTACCAGCATCAGTTACTGCAATATCAACTTGATTACTTCCGCTTCCTAAGTTAACAAAGGTGGATCCATTGATCGTGCTCAAAAGTCCATCTACGGCGTCATCACCGCCACCGAGATCAACGAAGAGATTATCTCCAACGATGGTTTGATTGACAAATACCTGGTCGTTCCCATTCCCCATTAGAATTGCAAAGTCATCACCAATCGTTGTTGACTCATTGCTGTTAGGGAAGGATAACCCAAGTGGCATGGTAAGAGTATTCGATCCTTCCGTGTCAACAATAGTAAAGTCGTCAGCGACGTGGACCGCCGTCACATCGAAAGTATCATTTCCAGCCCCACCTAGGATGACTAAATCGTCAGCGATTGCCAAAGGGAACTGAGTAAGAGTAAAAGAGGCCGAAGTTCCCATGAACAATTCGTCTTCGCCGTCACCCAGATCGATTCTCAAATCGCCGGGAAATTGCAGAGCGTCAAGTTCATTCGTACTGGAGCCACCAATAATGCGGACAGTGTCATCTCCACCTCCAGTATTGACAATTACATCGCGCGTGACGCCATTAAATAAGAAAGGCTCCCCATCGGACTTCGTTACACCGTTTACTGTGTCGTCCACCTGCCCGGGACCTATCAGAACAACTTCAAATTGACCTCCATCGGTATCACCACTGCGAAGGGCGAATGCGTTTGGATTGGCGTCGCCGGTGATCACCAGATCGCCATCAATAACCGCAACACTCAAATCAGCTGCTAAGAGTTGTTTCTTTTCGAGTACTTCCATGCGAAGACGCTTTTCCATGCGATTGTTAATCATGCTATCTACGATCTCCAGAATTGTTGCCGTGTGAAATAATCCGCATCTAACGTGCGACGGTTAAAAAAACGACAAGGTGTCTTGACTAGGTATTTCTAACTAGCATGCCGTTATACGCGAACCGCCATTATAGGCAGAGCCCCAAGCGGCATAAAAGAGCATTCCGCCCTTTTTTAAGACTTTTCGTCATTAACAGTTGTGCTGGATTTGTCGATCAATTTGCCTGAGTAGTTCTCGCCGCCAAGGATTCGTGGAGCAGGGTACTACAACCGGCAGAGTATGGGTAATCCAAGGCGAGGTCTTCATTTGGATCTGCAATCATCTTGTCTTTGGGGACCCCTCTCTAGGTTGGTCCGCTTGTGGCGATTGCCCCGTTCGCTGGCCTGTGAAAATGCTCCCAAACGCTTGTAATTAGCCACTTTTCTCTGTTTTGCGGACTAACCTTCAACGGGAGTCTCGATTCAAGAGTGACTAATGTCACACCGTCCAACTCCCATTCCAAAGTCCGAACCCCAGCGAGTGCTGCTTGGCAGGCACGCCCCATTTTACTTGATACATGTTCCATTTGCTCCCCAAAAACATCACGGCCAAGTACAAGCAATCCGTACTCATAGAGTACGGTCTGCTGCTAGCTGTCGGCATGGTCACCCTGGTCATGTGGAAGTATGAGCGACACGATCCTGTCCTGCTTCACTTGTACTACGTCCCGGTGGTGCTAACAGGCTTTATCTTGGGGAGTTACCGGGCACGCTTCATGGCGTTGTTCTGTATTTTATCGGCGACCGTTGTTTTGATTCCCGGTACGATAAGACCATTGACGCAGTCATTGCCAGACAACCTAGTGCCGACCTATTGCGTTTGGACTGCCACGATTATGCTGGTTGCCATTCTCGTGGGAAAACTTAGTGATGGTTGGCGAGATGCTCTGGAAACCCTCCGAAAAGAACACCAGAAGGATGTACTTACCGACCCTTTGACAGGTATAGCCAACCGCAGAGCGTACGAATTTGAGCTCAATCGCCGAGTTAACCAGCGTGAACGAGACGGGACCCCCGTGACTTTGGTGATTCTTGATATTGATCAATTCAAGAAACTGAATGATCGTTTCGGCCACCCTGCTGGAGATGCCGTCTTGAAGGGGGTGGCGGATGTGCTGCAAGCAACTATTCGCAAGTCCGATCTTGCAGCGCGCCACGGTGGGGAAGAATTCAGTATAATTCTGCCAGGAATCAGTCTGTCCGAAGCCAAAGACGTGGCCGAGCGTATCCGCACTTTGATCGAGTCGCGACGATTTACCTACAATGAACTCACACTTCGCACAACCGTCAGCATAGGTTTTGCGCAGTTCCAACCAGATGACGACCTCGATTCGTTAACACGGCGTGCAGATGCAGCCTTGTATTCTGCCAAAGAAGCTGGCAGAAACTGTGTTTACTTTCATGATGGGCGGTCCTGTCGCCATCAAGGTGCAGGATTTGTTGCCTCCCCAGATTCACTTGTGTCCAAAGGACATCTCTCCACTACCTTTTTGGAAGCCTACGCCGACGAAACGACGGGGCTTCCTGGGAAGCGTGTGCTGTTAGAAGAGTTGCGTCGCAGAGCGGCAGAGAGAAGTCGCTATGGAACAGAACTCGTCCTTGCTCTCGTGCGAGTCAACTATTTCGCATTGACTCCCATTAGTCAAATCCATGCGAGAAAAAGCCTATTGGCCAAGACAGCAAGTCTTGTTTGCTCGCAACTGCGAGAAACTGATCTGGTGGTTCGCTATGGAAATGATACTTTCGGAGTTCTCATGCCTTCTACGACCCTCCAAGGTGCTTCCGTACCGCTAGAGAGAATCTGTGCTCAAGCCACTATCTATTGCGATTCGCAGTATCCAGGGCTCTCCTATTCTGTCAGCATTGGAGTCGCAGAAGTGAGTCGAAATGAAAAGCCAAACTCGACGATCTCAAATGCTGATGTGGCACTTCAAATCGCGGTGGCCAGAGTAATAGGATGCGTCGAATACTTTCAAGCTGCCGGTACCGACGTGTTGACTGCATCGACTTCTACTACGAACGAACACCGAGAAGAATTCGCAAGCGGTTTTACTTCAGAGACCTTACCTAAGGTGTAAAGCGGCTGTTGAAAGCTCGGAAACTAGATTGCTTGGTGTTGTGCGTAAGCTCGTTGCTGTAAAATCGACTTCCTTCATAATACTGTAGTTGTTCGCGAAACGGATTGAATCTTCTCAGTTCAACGGGGGCGCTGGCCTCAAAGTTGCCGACACCCGGTACTCCCAGACGCACATTCACTAAAGCAGAAGTGCAAAGGTCGAGGTCGAATTCTGGACGCAACTGCCGAAAACGCAAACGGACCATTGCCAAGTCATCTGCATACATCGATTCAGTGATGGTCGCATTCCAACTTTCAACTTCTGCAAAGCTCACTCTGCCTGTGAATTGGTCAACGAATTCTCCTACCAAGCGAACCGAGACGCTGCCACACACGGGGATGATCTCTCCGTGAGCGTCGATAGGTGCCACGGCTACCGATATCCCGTCAGGTTCGACGGTACGGTCGAGATTTGCCAGTCTCGCATGGACTTCCAGGGCGATTACTCTTGAGTGTGGAGCGAGTGCTGGAAGGAGCAATTTTGCCGCTACAGGATCGTAGTCGAAAACCTCGTATTCCGTTAGAAAAGCTGCGGGCTCGCTTGTCACAAGTTGGGACATATCATCGGCTATCATCTGGCTGGAATCGAGTCGAGCTGTCGCGACTTCATCCCATGGCACTGCTGTTGTTAGTACGATGCCCTCTTGATCATTGCGAATCCAAAGAGTGTTGGAATCAGTTCGACTGTCAATTTCACCGGTCAGCAAACGTCCATCAGCCGTCTTAATCTCTATAGTTGCCTGTGCGGAAGCAAACGAGCAGATGCCTAGAACGCATCCCCCAAGCCAAGTCAGCATCGTACGGCGGATCTGGTCTGTTCCAAAAGTCATGTGAAACCCGCATGGAGAACAAGAAGTTTGGCCGTGAGCAGAACGCTCAGGCTTTCCTCCATTTTCATTGCAGGCCACCTGGTTTTCCACGAAAAAGTTCTTGCAGGTTTAGATTAACCGACGAGAAGTTCCCCACAACCGTTACAACCGTGCCCTGATAGGTTGCGAAGGAGAGGAGTTGCCTGGCGCTGCTACCGCGCTAAAGGAGATTAAGATAGAATGGGATTGTCCTTATCCTCTTTGCAGTGGTCCATCGGTGCAAACTTCTCTCCCATGATTGAATTCCGGATGTGATTCGATGAATGACCAATGGTTTTTCGAGATTGGCGACGGTAATACTTACGGCCCCTATCCCTTGGAAAAACTCCAGAAATGGGCCGTAGCGGGCAATCTGATGCCGACGCATCGAGTTCGCAATATAGATTCCAATGAGTGGGTCATTGCCGCTTATGTCCCTGGGCTAGAGCTGACTACGGTTATTCCAGGTTCCGATGGGCAAGATGAGAAAGACGATCGGAGTTCGGTTACAGCCTTTGGCTCTCTAGTTCGCGGAATGGGTCGTAAGGGCAAAGATGGAAGCGGAAAAAAAGCAAGCTCTAAAAAGCCCCCTGCCGAACCGCCAGACATTGTGAAGATGTGCGACGACATGTTGAAGATTGCTTTTCTGAGAGGCGCTTCCGATTTGCATGTTGATCCCGAGCAAAACATCACCCTCGTCCAGATTCGTGTTGATGGCGAGTTGGAAACGATTCGTAAGCTTCCCAAGAATCTCCACAACCCAGTTGTGAGTCGCTACAAGGTTCTCTCGAATATGGACATCGCTGAACGGCGATTGCCTCAGGATGGCCGATTCGTTCACAGCTTTGATGAAGAAAAGCGCAAAGTAAGTATTCGCGCCGCATGCCTCCCTACCACTCACGGGGAACGTATGACACTGCGTTTGCTTGCGCTAGAAACAGAAGAACTGACACTCAATCGGCTAGGAATGTCGCGTCGTACCTACGACACGTTCGTCAAATACGCCTGCCAGCAGCAGGGTATGATCCTAATGACCGGGCCGACGGGTAGCGGCAAATCAACCACTCTCTATGCCGCCCTGCGTCACCGTCTAGCCAATTATCCAGGAAGGATCATCACAGTCGAGGACCCTGTTGAGTTCGATATTGTGGGAGTTGCTCAAGCCGAGGTCGATACTGCTGACAAGGTGCAATTTACGACCGTGCTGCGTAACATCCTTCGCAGTGATCCTGATGTGATTATGATCGGCGAAATACGAGATTTTGAGTCGGTCGATATCGCGATCAAGGCGGCGCTCACAGGGCACTTGGTGTTTAGTTCCTTGCACACGAATTCTGCTGCTGGGGTCATTACTCGTCTCATTGATATGGGGGTGAAATCGTATCAGGTCGCCGCGACATTGCGATTATGTGTTGCCCAGCGACTTGTGAAACGGCTCTGTTCCCAGTGTCGAAAACCGCGGAATCTCACGGCAGTCGAAGCCGCTAATCTTGGCAAGCCTTCTCTCGAAGGTAGCATTATCTACGAACCTGGGCGTTGCGAACGATGCAATGAACGAGGCTATCACGGGCGAGTCGGCATCTTCGAGATGTTGCCAATCGATGAAGAGTTGACACGTCGCATCGTTGCCAATTGCGATGAAAATCAGGTGGCCGATTACATGCGAGAGAAAGAAATGCCACGTTTGCATGATGATGCGATCGACAAACTCTTGGCAGGGGCTACTAGCCTCGACGAGATTCTGGGTGTGCTCATCTGGCAGTAGAGATGTCTTTAACCGAAGATCATTCGCAAGATATACCCCACTACAGGAATCCCCACCGCCGCCGCTGCCGTCACAGCAGGGTGTCGGTTGAGTTCTCGTTCCAAGAATCTGCGGCCGCTTTGAAATTCTCGAAGTTGGTTGGCCACTTGGCGTCCTTTGTCGGCCACGTCACTGAACCGCTTGAGATCTCGCGCCACCTCAGCTTTTCCTACTTCCGAGAGCGCCTCGAGTTGAGTGCCTCCCATCAGCACTTTGCGTGCTTGCGCGATCTTGAAACGACGTAAGGCCGCTTCACCTGCGAGCTTGGCGTCCTCCATGGATACTCCATGCTCCGGTTTGAACTTAAATGAGGCCGTAACACTCTCACGCCAACTCAAGAGTTCCAATGCCAGTTCTGGACTCAGCATGGGAACACCCATTAGTTTCAAATTGTCAACATCAAGAGCGGATTCCACACCATAAGATTCCAGCATCGATAGTATCGACGACGTCAGGCCAGGGATCCGAGTAATATTGTCTTGAATAAGTTGACTCGCCAGATAGCGATTCAATTGTGCCGCACGTTGGATGGCGAGCACATCTTGTAACTGCGATTCTTCGGACTGATACAATTCGTAAGCCTTTTTGAGGTCTTCGACTGAGGAAGCAAATTGTCGCTTGCGACTTTGATGCTTCGCCATGATCAGACGTGCACCCTTGGCCAGTTGAGCTTGATTTTGCTCCAGTTTCTCAAGAAGAATTGCGCCGCGTTCTCGTTGGTCTCGGCCTTGCTTGCTGAAAATCAAATAGGCTCCCGCACCAAGGGAAGTAATTGCACCAATTCCGATCGCAGGGAGCCACTTGATTCCAAGCAAACAGAGGCTTGCAGCCGCGACCATCGCACTGGCCGCCACGTCGCACATCGTGGCGGGGGGAGACTTCGCCAGCTTTTTGGGCTTCAAGACGCTAGGCAACTTGAGTTGTCCGGGCGAGAGATCGACGAACTCGGGGATTTGCAGTTGCTGAATCTTCCGATCCAAGGCTTCCAGTCGACCGACGGAAACCATCGACAAGCCACTTTCTGCAAAGAAAAAAGCGGGGCCGCCAGCGTCTTCGATCCGGCACCAGGGGCAATTTGCGAGTTGGTTGTAATAAACATGTAGTCGATCGTAAGAGCAAATGCTTCGCTGCTTAATTAGCGTTTCAAGCTGAGCAACCCACTCCTTCGGGGAAGGACGTGTTGTTTGATCGCCATTGTTGCGAAAGGCCAACTCGAACATCTGGGCAATCGGGGCCGGAAGTTCATTGAGCAGTAGAGACGCTGGAGGAGGCTCGACCTGTGTGTCATCACCATGTCGCGAGAACGCAAATCGTCTCTCGGCAATCGCCGTTTCGATCGACAATTCCCCTTCACCAAGATACCTTCCTGCAAATGGATGGCGACCCACAAAAAGTAAATGGAAGATCACGGTAGCTAAGCCGAACGCATCGTGGTCGTTGGTCCGCTGAACATTGCGTAACTTTTGCGATTGCAATTCTGGGGGAGTGAAATGAGGAGTTCCCACAGGGCAAGCGAATACCCGGCCACCACTTTCAAACTGAAACGAATCGCAATCGATAAAGCGAACACACATGTTGTTATCGACCAACATGTTTCCCTGGTT contains:
- a CDS encoding GGDEF domain-containing protein; protein product: MFHLLPKNITAKYKQSVLIEYGLLLAVGMVTLVMWKYERHDPVLLHLYYVPVVLTGFILGSYRARFMALFCILSATVVLIPGTIRPLTQSLPDNLVPTYCVWTATIMLVAILVGKLSDGWRDALETLRKEHQKDVLTDPLTGIANRRAYEFELNRRVNQRERDGTPVTLVILDIDQFKKLNDRFGHPAGDAVLKGVADVLQATIRKSDLAARHGGEEFSIILPGISLSEAKDVAERIRTLIESRRFTYNELTLRTTVSIGFAQFQPDDDLDSLTRRADAALYSAKEAGRNCVYFHDGRSCRHQGAGFVASPDSLVSKGHLSTTFLEAYADETTGLPGKRVLLEELRRRAAERSRYGTELVLALVRVNYFALTPISQIHARKSLLAKTASLVCSQLRETDLVVRYGNDTFGVLMPSTTLQGASVPLERICAQATIYCDSQYPGLSYSVSIGVAEVSRNEKPNSTISNADVALQIAVARVIGCVEYFQAAGTDVLTASTSTTNEHREEFASGFTSETLPKV
- a CDS encoding ATPase, T2SS/T4P/T4SS family — its product is MNDQWFFEIGDGNTYGPYPLEKLQKWAVAGNLMPTHRVRNIDSNEWVIAAYVPGLELTTVIPGSDGQDEKDDRSSVTAFGSLVRGMGRKGKDGSGKKASSKKPPAEPPDIVKMCDDMLKIAFLRGASDLHVDPEQNITLVQIRVDGELETIRKLPKNLHNPVVSRYKVLSNMDIAERRLPQDGRFVHSFDEEKRKVSIRAACLPTTHGERMTLRLLALETEELTLNRLGMSRRTYDTFVKYACQQQGMILMTGPTGSGKSTTLYAALRHRLANYPGRIITVEDPVEFDIVGVAQAEVDTADKVQFTTVLRNILRSDPDVIMIGEIRDFESVDIAIKAALTGHLVFSSLHTNSAAGVITRLIDMGVKSYQVAATLRLCVAQRLVKRLCSQCRKPRNLTAVEAANLGKPSLEGSIIYEPGRCERCNERGYHGRVGIFEMLPIDEELTRRIVANCDENQVADYMREKEMPRLHDDAIDKLLAGATSLDEILGVLIWQ
- a CDS encoding helix-hairpin-helix domain-containing protein, with the protein product MTSAPRLFDSQGNEIHLGDIIGKGGEGSVYNIDGDENLVAKLYHQRPLPAEMLAKLHAMIGLRTPELDSISAWPRSLVHDPRSRDVLGIIMPRVHDALQLHELYGTANRRRSFPEARWHHLLLAARNIAAAFETMHSAGIIVGDVNQGNMLVDNNMCVRFIDCDSFQFESGGRVFACPVGTPHFTPPELQSQKLRNVQRTNDHDAFGLATVIFHLLFVGRHPFAGRYLGEGELSIETAIAERRFAFSRHGDDTQVEPPPASLLLNELPAPIAQMFELAFRNNGDQTTRPSPKEWVAQLETLIKQRSICSYDRLHVYYNQLANCPWCRIEDAGGPAFFFAESGLSMVSVGRLEALDRKIQQLQIPEFVDLSPGQLKLPSVLKPKKLAKSPPATMCDVAASAMVAAASLCLLGIKWLPAIGIGAITSLGAGAYLIFSKQGRDQRERGAILLEKLEQNQAQLAKGARLIMAKHQSRKRQFASSVEDLKKAYELYQSEESQLQDVLAIQRAAQLNRYLASQLIQDNITRIPGLTSSILSMLESYGVESALDVDNLKLMGVPMLSPELALELLSWRESVTASFKFKPEHGVSMEDAKLAGEAALRRFKIAQARKVLMGGTQLEALSEVGKAEVARDLKRFSDVADKGRQVANQLREFQSGRRFLERELNRHPAVTAAAAVGIPVVGYILRMIFG